One genomic region from Microcystis panniformis FACHB-1757 encodes:
- a CDS encoding 5'-nucleotidase C-terminal domain-containing protein, with the protein MNQLVVTFNDRGVITTIGDDSGPYATDIAGVDRLYDESITTFDQVRAKADQDIVEIVDGVRGFVDILDGTIFGQTDVFLNGVRGDVRTQETNLGNLTADAQDFYAEAYLNEHNLLPGFNRIDISFTNGGSIRDQIGRFAIGDSGIIPLPPQANPDVGKEEGDISQLDISNSLRFDGDIVVGTVNATGFLQLAEHMISSVETGNGRFGQIGGFNFSYDPNAPTSQRIRSLALADATGNSVQTIVKNGELVVASNTIFSVVTQGFLANGGDSYPTVIQNIQRLTDFDEPDSLGNANLRPGRIQDAFAEYLSAFYNNDNRQQPFNQADTPQSEDQRIQGVA; encoded by the coding sequence TTGAATCAATTGGTCGTCACTTTTAATGATCGAGGTGTAATTACCACGATTGGAGATGATAGCGGTCCTTATGCCACTGATATTGCGGGAGTCGATCGCCTCTACGATGAATCGATTACTACTTTTGACCAAGTAAGAGCCAAAGCAGATCAAGATATAGTCGAAATTGTCGATGGGGTGCGAGGCTTCGTTGACATCCTAGACGGTACGATCTTCGGTCAAACCGATGTTTTTCTCAACGGGGTTCGGGGCGATGTGCGTACCCAAGAAACCAACTTGGGTAACTTGACCGCAGACGCTCAAGACTTCTACGCCGAAGCCTATTTGAATGAGCATAACCTACTTCCTGGCTTTAACCGGATCGATATTTCCTTCACCAATGGCGGCTCGATCCGCGATCAGATCGGACGGTTCGCGATCGGAGACTCGGGAATCATTCCCCTGCCCCCGCAAGCGAATCCCGATGTGGGCAAAGAGGAAGGGGATATCTCACAACTCGATATTTCCAATTCCCTACGCTTTGACGGCGATATCGTTGTCGGTACAGTGAACGCCACCGGATTCCTGCAACTGGCCGAACACATGATTTCTTCAGTGGAAACGGGGAACGGTCGTTTTGGTCAAATTGGTGGCTTTAACTTTAGTTATGACCCCAACGCTCCAACCAGTCAACGGATTCGCAGTCTTGCCTTAGCAGATGCAACGGGCAATAGTGTCCAAACCATTGTGAAAAATGGGGAATTAGTGGTTGCTTCTAACACCATTTTTAGTGTCGTTACCCAAGGTTTCCTGGCAAATGGCGGTGATAGTTATCCCACGGTGATCCAGAATATCCAACGCTTAACCGATTTTGACGAACCCGATTCTCTGGGGAACGCCAATCTCCGACCCGGACGGATACAGGATGCCTTTGCCGAGTATCTTTCGGCTTTTTACAACAATGACAACCGACAACAGCCCTTTAACCAAGCCGACACTCCCCAATCAGAAGATCAACGGATTCAAGGCGTTGCATAA
- a CDS encoding IS1 family transposase (programmed frameshift) yields MQCPECKSTHIRKNGINKQGKQNHICVTCGRQFIDNYEKQKGYDEKTKRECLTAYVNGMGFRGIERLKGVHHTTVINWVKSVGELLPVAYDPETIPEVGELDELETFVGSKKTKFWVWTAVDHFKKGILGWVIGDHSSETFRPLWELVKSWGCYFYVSDGWSVYPCFIAEGDHIISKTYMTRVEGENTRLRHYLARLHRKTLCYSKSTEMLGYSIRLLIHYLKFQEVPIPY; encoded by the exons ATGCAATGCCCTGAATGTAAATCTACCCATATCCGTAAAAATGGCATCAATAAACAAGGTAAACAAAATCATATTTGTGTAACCTGTGGCCGTCAATTTATTGATAACTATGAAAAACAGAAAGGCTATGACGAAAAAACGAAGCGAGAATGCCTAACTGCCTATGTTAATGGGATGGGATTTAGAGGAATAGAAAGGCTAAAGGGAGTTCATCATACGACCGTAATTAATTGGGTAAAATCTGTGGGAGAATTATTGCCAGTCGCCTATGACCCAGAAACAATTCCTGAAGTAGGGGAACTGGATGAATTGGAAACCTTTGTTGGCTCAAAAAAAACAAAAT TCTGGGTGTGGACAGCCGTTGACCACTTTAAAAAAGGAATTTTAGGTTGGGTAATCGGAGATCATAGTAGCGAAACGTTTCGCCCATTATGGGAATTAGTTAAGTCTTGGGGATGCTATTTTTATGTGAGTGATGGATGGTCAGTTTATCCATGTTTTATAGCAGAGGGCGACCATATAATTAGTAAGACTTATATGACCAGAGTAGAGGGTGAGAACACACGTTTAAGACATTATCTAGCCCGATTGCATCGCAAAACACTCTGCTATTCTAAGTCTACAGAAATGTTAGGATACTCTATTCGTTTATTAATTCATTATCTGAAGTTTCAAGAAGTGCCTATTCCTTACTGA
- a CDS encoding PEP-CTERM sorting domain-containing protein (PEP-CTERM proteins occur, often in large numbers, in the proteomes of bacteria that also encode an exosortase, a predicted intramembrane cysteine proteinase. The presence of a PEP-CTERM domain at a protein's C-terminus predicts cleavage within the sorting domain, followed by covalent anchoring to some some component of the (usually Gram-negative) cell surface. Many PEP-CTERM proteins exhibit an unusual sequence composition that includes large numbers of potential glycosylation sites. Expression of one such protein has been shown restore the ability of a bacterium to form floc, a type of biofilm.) → MMNSWQRNAVITSGVVLSLAVQQVNPAQAAIVSYNLAGTIQNGLLTGQTFSGTFSYDNSLLTGLGFEFLDVSQVNLNFFGSTFTAVDDDSFPDSPKVEFLDGILLGLNFSTSSFTPEFSLIPAFGSTEATFSYIGTNDSGSGPVQYVLIPEPSTVLGIIALGIGGFLVGRKR, encoded by the coding sequence ATGATGAATTCCTGGCAACGCAACGCAGTGATTACTTCTGGGGTAGTTCTAAGTCTTGCAGTTCAGCAAGTCAATCCTGCTCAAGCAGCTATCGTAAGTTACAATCTAGCTGGAACTATCCAAAATGGTTTATTGACAGGGCAAACTTTTTCGGGTACTTTTAGCTATGATAATTCCCTGTTGACGGGTTTAGGCTTTGAATTTTTAGATGTATCTCAAGTCAACTTGAACTTTTTTGGCTCAACTTTTACTGCTGTTGATGATGATTCTTTTCCTGATAGTCCTAAGGTGGAATTTTTAGATGGTATCCTTCTAGGGTTGAATTTTTCAACGTCTAGTTTTACTCCAGAATTTTCTCTAATTCCCGCTTTTGGTAGTACTGAGGCTACTTTTTCCTATATTGGAACTAATGATAGCGGTTCAGGCCCCGTTCAATATGTCCTGATTCCTGAACCTTCAACTGTTCTAGGAATTATTGCTTTAGGTATCGGCGGTTTTTTGGTGGGTAGAAAACGATAA